The sequence ATTGGCCCGCCACTGCCAGCGTATGGGTTGGCCATCCCTGTCCAGAATCTCTCCGTACAAAAACGGGGTCTCGCCCAGAACCACGGATTTGGCCGAGTAGAGATCAACCCCTCTGGGGTCGTTGGGGGTCAGCAATACGGTGACAATGGCTTCCTGCAGGCTGGCTGAAGGCTGAGTGGCGTCCAGGGTTTCAACAATGACGATGCCCTTGTCAAAATCAACACGGGCTCGGGATTGATAGTTCTGGGTGTACTTTACATACGTTTTGGGTGAGGGCTCCCGGGTCTCCTTTTTGCCCCACTGGGGGGCAACCGCCTTGCGAAACCGGTCAAGCATGTCGGCAAAGGCCTTCAATCGACTGGCCACCACCTGGGGGTGGGAAACATAGTAGACCCCCTTGCGCGCTGCCAATCGCCCCACTGCCGTGACATCACCCGAGACGGTTGCCGTGGTCACGGAAATGATCTCCCGTGTGGAGCAGGAGGAAAGGGACAGAAGGTGCAGACAAATAAACGTATGAACAAGGATTCGTTTCATGACCAGACTTCGAATAAAGGAAAAGGGACACCCATAGGCCAACCGATTCCCCCATGGGTACAAAGCTCGTCATCTCAAATCAAGCTCGAAATGGTGCATCCATTCTGCCCCAAGAGTGGTGCCAGGCTGTTCCATATCCCCTTGATCAGGACGTTTCCCCTATCTTTTGCGCCACAAGATCACCCATTCTGGAACCACCGACCAGCATTTTTCCTTCTTCCATGATGTCACCGGTACGGTATCCGGCTTCAAGGACATGGCGCACAGCGGTTTCCACAGCCAGGGCTTCCTTGTGAAGGTCAAGGGAATAACGGAACATCATGGCCAGGGAGAGGATGGTCGCCAGAGGATTGGCCTTGTCCTGCCCGGCAATGTCCGGGGCCGAACCATGAATGGGTTCGTACAAACAGGGACCTGTTGAGCCCAGGGAAGCCGAAGGGAGCATCCCGATGGATCCGGTGAGCATGGCGGCCTCGTCGGAAAGAATGTCTCCGAACAGATTGCCCGTGACAATGACATCGAACTGGGAAGGATCGCGCACCAGCTGCATGGCCGCATTGTCCACGTACATATGGGTCAGTTCCACCTGGGGATAGTCGGCCGCAACCCGGATCACGGTTTCCCGCCAGAGTTGGGAAACTTCAAGCACATTGGCCTTGTCCACGTTGCACAAACGCTTGCTCCGCTTCATGGCCGTTTCGAACCCGATCCGGGCGATGCGTTCCACTTCAGAGCGTTTGTAGACCATGGTGTTCAGGGCAGCCTGCTCACCGGCCCGGGTTTCAAATCCCTTGGGTTCGCCAAAATAGATCCCGCCTGTGAGCTCCCGGATAACCATGATGTCGATTCCCCTGGCCACGATGTCGGGACGGAGAAAGGAGGCATGGGCAAGCTCGGGAAAGAGCATGGCCGGACGCAGGTTGGCAAACAGTCCCAGCTTTTTGCGAATGGCCAGAAGCCCCCGTTCCGGACGGATGTCCCGCTCAATGGCGTCCCACTTGGGACCACCCACCGCACCAAGCAAAACCGCGTCGCACCGCTGGCACGCCTCCACGGTCTGATCGGGAAGGGGAACGCCCTGGGCATCAATGGCCGCTCCCCCAATAAGCGCGGTCTCGGTGGTCAGGCAGTGGCCGAACCGTTCATTCACGGCCGCAAGCACTTTCACGGCCTGGGCAATGATCTCCGGACCGATCCCGTCTCCGGGAAGAAGACAAATGGTTTTTTGCATGAGGAACCTCGAAAAGAAATGGATGATAGATGTATGGTGCAGGAGGATGATCACCTGTGATAAAGGATGCGGCAATCCGCCACCGGGGCAGACACCACAGTCTGACCCGACGCTCTTTCAGACTTCCTGTTGTCTGCCAGTGACCATCCCGGCATGGGCATATATGCATTGTCGCCGGAAAACAGCCGTTTGCATCACGCTGACTTCTGCCGTTTCACATATTCAATGAGCCCGCCCCCCTGGAGAAGCTCCTGCATGAATGCAGGAATGGGCTGAAACCTGATTGTCGTTTTCTGGGTCACGTTTGTGATAACCCCTTCCTCAACCTGGATATCCAGCTCATCCCCATCGTTGATTCCCTCTATCTGATCACCGACTTCGAGGAGCAGCAGCCCCATATTGAAACCGTTGCGATAGAAAATCCTCGCAAAGCTGTGGGCAACAACCACAGGCATACCCGCACCGAGAATGGCCAAGGGAGCGTGTTCCCTGGATGATCCGCAACCAAAGTTTTTGCCGGCAACAAGGATGTCCCCCTCTTTGACCCGATCTACCCAGCCGGGAGCAAGCCCCTCCATGCAGGAAGCACCAAGTTCCCTGACGTCTGAAGTGACCAGGAATCTGGCTGGAATAATGGCGTCCGTATCAATATGGTCGCCGACCTTATGTACCTGTCCGGAAAAATGCATTGTTTCTCCTTGGTTGAATACGGTTTTATGTTTTAGGTTTTAGGTTGCTTCGCTGCGGGCTGTCGATGTATGGGCAAAACAGGCACTTCGCGACCGGAGTATGGGATCTTGGAGGACACGAGGGGAATGCAAAAAACCCAGGAAGTAACCTCACCCATGAAGATCCCGGATCAAGTCCGGGATGACGTTTTTTCCCGTCTCCCCTCTCCCTGCCTCCCGTCTCCCAGGCATCCTCTACGAATTTGTAACGGTCCTGCATCGTTCCCTAAAACATAAATCCTAAAACCTAAAACAGCTTTTATATTGTCTCCGGATGGACGATTTCACCCGCAACCGCCGTGGCCGCGGCAACATCGGGCCCGGCCAGATAGACCTCGGCGTCGAGGCTGCCCATGCGGCCCCTGAAATTCCGGTTGGTGGTGGCCAGGCATTTTTCGCCGCCGGCCAGGATGCCCATATGACCGCCCAGACAGGGGCCGCAGGTGGGAGGACCCACAATGGCACCGGCGTCCATGAAGGTCTCGATGAGTCCCTCTTTGAGAGCCTGTTTGTAGATACCGGGTGTTGCCGGCAGGACCACGAAACGGACTCCCTTGGCCACCTTTTTGCCTTTGATGAGCTTGGCAGCCCGGCGCAGATCCGAGATGCGACCGTTGGTGCACGAACCGAGAACTACCTGATCCACCCGAACGTCCTTTACTTGGCTGACCGGTTTGACATTGTCCGGCAGGTGGGGACAGGCGATCTGCGGTTCCATGCCGGTCACGTCCATGTGCATCACCCGGGCATAGGAAGCATCCGGGTCCGGAGCAAGAAGCACATCCCCTGAACGCCCATGATCCCGGGCATAGACCAGGGTGGTTTCGTCCACAGGAAAGAGTCCCACCTTGCCCCCGGCCTCAATGGCCATGTTGGCCATGGTCATGCGGGCTTCCACGTCCATGTCCCGGATCACGGGTCCGCCAAATTCAAGGGCCTTGTACAGGGCGCCGGACACCCCGATTCTGCCGATCAGATTCAAAATCAGGTCCTTTCCGGTCACATAGGGATCCATATGCCCGCTGATCTCAACCCGGATAGTCTCGGGTACTTTGAACCAGGTCTCTCCCAAGGCCATGGCTGCTGCCACATCCGTGCTTCCCAGACCCGTGGCAAACGCGCCCAACCCGCCATAGGTGCAGGTGTGGCTGTCGGCACCCACAACAATGTCCCCGGGACCGACAATGCCCAGCTCCGGAAGCAGGGCGTGTTCCACGCCTACCTCACCGCCTTCGTAGTAATGGACAATACCCTGGGCACGGGCAAATTCCCGGACGAGCTTGACCTGTTCGGCCGAGGCAATGTCCTTGTTGGGGGTGAAATGATCGCAGACCAGGGCCACCCTGGATGGATCAAACACCGCATCCACCTCCATGGCCTTGAGGGATTTGATGGCCAGGGGAGCCGTGATATCATTGGCCAGGGCCAGGGAAATGTTGCATTTCACAATCTGTCCCGGTCCGGTAATCTGTTCACGGCAATGGGTCTGAAGAATTTTTTCCGCTAGGGTCTGGTGCATATGATCTCCTCTTCTTCCTTTTTTGCCAATCGATTGAGTGCATTAATATATGCTTTGGCGCTGGCAATGATGACATCGGGGTCCGATGCCCTGCCAACGGATGTCTTGCCCCCTTCACCCAGCTTCACCGTGACCTCGCCCAGGGCGTCGGAACCACCGGTAATGGCGTTGACACTGTACCTGAGCAGGTCGGGCTGCTTGCCCACAAGCTGGGAAATGGTGTTGAACACCGAGTCAATGGGGCCTTCCCCGAATCCGGCCAGCTGTTTTTCCTTGCCGTCCACCTCCATCTTGATGACGGCCGTGGGAATGGCCATGTTCCCGGACATGGCGCTCAGGTAGATCAGCCTGTACTTGTCCGGCAACCTGAAGATCTCCTCCAGGACAACGGCTTCGATATCCTCAATAAACACTTCCTTTTTGCGATCAGCCAGTTTTTTGAACGCCCCAAAAACAATGTCCACATGTTCTTCGGAAAGCCGGTATCCCAGCCCTTCCAACCGTTCCTTCAGGGCGTGACGCCCCGAATGCTTGCCCAGAACCATGTCCGTGGTGGTCCGACCCACATGCTCGGGTGCCATGATCTCGTAGGT comes from Desulfoplanes formicivorans and encodes:
- the leuB gene encoding 3-isopropylmalate dehydrogenase — encoded protein: MQKTICLLPGDGIGPEIIAQAVKVLAAVNERFGHCLTTETALIGGAAIDAQGVPLPDQTVEACQRCDAVLLGAVGGPKWDAIERDIRPERGLLAIRKKLGLFANLRPAMLFPELAHASFLRPDIVARGIDIMVIRELTGGIYFGEPKGFETRAGEQAALNTMVYKRSEVERIARIGFETAMKRSKRLCNVDKANVLEVSQLWRETVIRVAADYPQVELTHMYVDNAAMQLVRDPSQFDVIVTGNLFGDILSDEAAMLTGSIGMLPSASLGSTGPCLYEPIHGSAPDIAGQDKANPLATILSLAMMFRYSLDLHKEALAVETAVRHVLEAGYRTGDIMEEGKMLVGGSRMGDLVAQKIGETS
- a CDS encoding 3-isopropylmalate dehydratase small subunit, which gives rise to MHFSGQVHKVGDHIDTDAIIPARFLVTSDVRELGASCMEGLAPGWVDRVKEGDILVAGKNFGCGSSREHAPLAILGAGMPVVVAHSFARIFYRNGFNMGLLLLEVGDQIEGINDGDELDIQVEEGVITNVTQKTTIRFQPIPAFMQELLQGGGLIEYVKRQKSA
- the leuC gene encoding 3-isopropylmalate dehydratase large subunit, with product MHQTLAEKILQTHCREQITGPGQIVKCNISLALANDITAPLAIKSLKAMEVDAVFDPSRVALVCDHFTPNKDIASAEQVKLVREFARAQGIVHYYEGGEVGVEHALLPELGIVGPGDIVVGADSHTCTYGGLGAFATGLGSTDVAAAMALGETWFKVPETIRVEISGHMDPYVTGKDLILNLIGRIGVSGALYKALEFGGPVIRDMDVEARMTMANMAIEAGGKVGLFPVDETTLVYARDHGRSGDVLLAPDPDASYARVMHMDVTGMEPQIACPHLPDNVKPVSQVKDVRVDQVVLGSCTNGRISDLRRAAKLIKGKKVAKGVRFVVLPATPGIYKQALKEGLIETFMDAGAIVGPPTCGPCLGGHMGILAGGEKCLATTNRNFRGRMGSLDAEVYLAGPDVAAATAVAGEIVHPETI